The proteins below come from a single Balaenoptera acutorostrata chromosome 2, mBalAcu1.1, whole genome shotgun sequence genomic window:
- the LOC130707198 gene encoding LOW QUALITY PROTEIN: centrosomal protein of 78 kDa-like (The sequence of the model RefSeq protein was modified relative to this genomic sequence to represent the inferred CDS: substituted 1 base at 1 genomic stop codon) — translation MYVIRCRSIRISCDCDSRESFLLRNRRGRRFLRKCSGRARENQFETRSIAGLHAHSLTSMILDDEGVLGSTENSFQKFHAFLDLLKDAGLGQLAAMAAIDQSDFHLLGRPHMNSTVSSPPKEEKKALEEEKSESKQSVPVQTQNLQFQKITGDAGTPLPLDSFHVPVSTQEALETSKDNLGVPVTXQRQEPFEDFIARTCSPSADVISGTGSQRKEEELSRNSRSSSEKMSKAGEYTEKYSAKKQPGKDLHSCSDSPVKQKSKGIGQNNSLLNEPIRSESLKKHIFVKKESRIVTVSSKTTKSKLNLLEHSESDTRGSDCEFQESIHTPSHLT, via the exons ATGTATGTAATCAGGTGCAG GTCCATCAGAATTTCCTGTGACTGTGACAGTAGAGAGTCCTTCCTCCTCAGAAATCGAAGAGGTCGAAGATTCCTCAGAAAGTGTTCAGGAAGAGCCAGAGAAAATCAGTTTGAAACAAGAAGCATTGCAG GCCTTCATGCCCACTCATTGACAAGCATGATCCTGGATGATGAAGGTGTTTTGGGCAGCACTGAGAATTCTTTTCAGAAGTTCCATGCTTTCTTGGATCTCCTTAAAGATGCTGG GCTTGGGCAGCTGGCCGCAATGGCTGCTATAGATCAGTCAGATTTTCATTTACTAGGTCGTCCCCATATGAATTCTACTGTTAGCAGTCcacctaaagaagaaaagaaggcacttgaagaagaaaaatcagaatcaAAGCAGAGTGTCCCAGTACAAACGCAAAATCTCCAA TTTCAGAAAATTACAGGTGATGCTGGGACTCCTTTGCCTCTCGACTCCTTCCATGTCCCAGTCTCTACTCAGGAGGCCTTAGAAACTTCCAAAGACAACCTGGGGGTCCCAGTCACATAGCAGCGGCAGGAGCCTTTTGAAGATTTCATTGCTAGAACATGTTCTCCTTCAGCAGACGTCATTTCTGGAACTGGAagtcaaagaaaagaagaggaattatCTAGAAATAGCaggtcttcttcagagaaaatgAGCAAAGCAGGTGAATATACCGAAAAATACTCTGCTAAGAAACAACCTGGGAAGGACCTGCATTCCTGCTCTGACTCACCTGTAaagcagaaaagcaaaggaattgGGCAAAATAATTCTTTGCTTAATGAACCAATTAGAAGTGAGTCtttgaaaaaacacatttttgttaAGAAAGAGAGTAGAATAGTGACTGTTTCATCAAAGACAACTAAAAGTAAACTCAATCTACTAGAACATTCTGAAAGTGATACTCGTGGATCTGATTGTGAATTTCAAGAAAGCATCCATACTCCATCACACCTAACATAG